In the genome of Arachis stenosperma cultivar V10309 chromosome 2, arast.V10309.gnm1.PFL2, whole genome shotgun sequence, the window TGCAAGGCTGAACGACCGATGGTTCCGGCTAGACGAGGCCCTTGTCAGTGCATTCGTGGAGCGATGGCGTCCCGAGACGCACACGTTCCATATGCCGTTCGGAGAGTGCACGATCACACTCCAAGACGTGGCATACCAGCTGGGTTTGCCAGTGGACGGCAGTTACGTGAGCGGGTGCTTGTCAGAGTTCCATATATACATCGAGGGTGGCCGTCCAGCCTGGGTCTGGTTCCAGGAGTTGCTCGGAGTTATACCTCCTCCCAGTCAGGTTCAGAAGTACGCAGTGAACTACAGCTGGTTTCAGGAGACTTTCGGTGAGTGTCCTGAGGATGCAGATGATGACGCTGTGCGCCGATATGCCCGTGCGTACATCATGATGTTGTTGGGCACGCAGCTGTTTGCGG includes:
- the LOC130963473 gene encoding protein MAIN-LIKE 1-like, with protein sequence MRRQQGMRLNDRYVPYLQMAGLYHLARLNDRWFRLDEALVSAFVERWRPETHTFHMPFGECTITLQDVAYQLGLPVDGSYVSGCLSEFHIYIEGGRPAWVWFQELLGVIPPPSQVQKYAVNYSWFQETFGECPEDADDDAVRRYARAYIMMLLGTQLFADKSGNRIHIRWLPYVARLEELGTYSWGSAALAWLYRCMCRVVNRYVVTLAGPLQLLQS